Below is a genomic region from Balaenoptera acutorostrata chromosome 9, mBalAcu1.1, whole genome shotgun sequence.
atttgcaaaacacatatctgataaataaCTGGTAAtccccaaatatatttataaagggCTCtttaaactcaacaataagaaaacaaaaaaacccaattaaaaaaatgggctaaagacctcaacagacacctcaccaaagaagatgtagAGATGGCAAATATCCAAAGATGTCAGTGTCATTTGTCATTggggaattgcaaatcaaaacaaggagagggacttccctggtggtacagtggttaagactccaggctcccaatgcagggggcctgagtttgATCCcaagtcagggaactagatcccacatgcatgctgcaactaagagtttgcatgccacaactaaggagcccacatgccgcaactaaggagccagcgagctgcaactaaggagcacacctgCCACAAGTAAGGAGCCTGccggccacaactaagacctggcacaaccaaataaataaataaatattttaaaaaacccaccaaCAACAAGGAGATGCTAcggcacacctattagaatagctaaagtccaaaaacactgacaacaccaagtgctggagaggatgtggagcaacaggaactctcattcattactggtgggagtgcaaaatggtacagccactttggaaaatagtttggaaatTTCTTATAAAGTGAAACATACCCTTATCATACGATCCagtaatcatgctccttggtatttacccaaatgagttgaaaacttaggtctacataaaaacctgcacacggatgtttatagcagatttattcttaattgtcaaaacttggaggCAACCGCGTCATGTCCTTTAAtaggggaatggataaacaaactggaaggtaatccatacaatggaatattattcagggatTAGAAAAAAGTGAGCTAtctagccataaaaagaaaagaaattgagttatttgtagtgaggtggatggacctagagtctgtcatacagagcgaagtaagtcagaaagagaaaaacaaataccatatgctaacacatatattggaatctaagaaaaaaaaaaatggtcatgaagaacctaggggcaaggcgggaataaagacgcagacctactagagaatggacttgaggatatggggaggcggaagggtaagttgggacaaagtgagagagtggcatggacatatatacactaccaaatgtaaaatagatagctagtgggaagcagccgcatagcacagggagatcagctcagtgctttgtgacacctagaggggtgggatgggggaggtgggagggagggagacgcaagagggaggacatatggggatatatgtatatttataactaattcattttgttatatagcagaaactaacacaccactgtaaagcaattatactccaataaagatgttaaatgggggaaaaaaaaaaagaccatatgcaaaaaaaaaaagaaaaagtgagctgtcaagtcataaaaagacatggaggaaccctaAATACATATTGCTAAGCGAAAGAAGCTAATTTGAAAAGGCTATGTACTGCATGATTCCAAtgatgtgacattctggaaaaggcaaaccgatggagatagtaaaaagatcagtgatggCCAGGAGTTGGGGCTGGgggtgaaggagaaaagggatgaataggtggagaacgggggatttttagggcaatgaaaatattctgtatgatactgtaatggtagatacaCGGCATtatacatctgtcaaaacccataggatgtacaacaccaaaagtgcaccctaatataaactatggacttcagttagtaataataatgtatcaatattggctcatcaattgtaaaaaaaccaaagaaactaAAATAGTCAAGCTTAGATTTAGACTTGTTAAACTTTTGCCAATATTATTAATAGTAAGCAACAGTCCATCTCAAATATCTGTGGATAGTGCATATGCaagaataatttcattttctacttgTGACCATGATTTACTCTTTATTTGAGAATCTTCTGTTGTTTTGCTTAACTCTTCAAGTTCTTTTAGCATCATGTGTtaattatatctacttgttttaacaGCATGTAGCCATGAATTCTCATCATGCTTCCAAGAACGGTTGGAAGGTCAAatgtgatatgtatgttcctaagaTGTTTCAACTTTGGGTAGATCCAGAAAGTATTGTATATAATCTTTTTAACATTCCAAAGAAAGCCATCATGATCACAGTCAAGGTAAGGTCTAGTAACAAGTTCAGCTCTGTGCCATACAGGGCATATGGCGCAAAAAACGCTTCTGGAGTTTTCGTTAAAAAAATGACCTTGTTCACCTTTATTTTTACTAAACCATGTCAGTCCCGTTATCATGAACTTGCTCTCAACATCCTTTTAAATCAATGCCTAAAATTGTAAGTTGCTTTTTTCCAGTCCTTCCCTCAAGTCAGAACAGGGCTAAAACCAATTAAATACGCACACGTGTTTCATCCAGACTCACAtatagacaaatttttaaaaatatgaattaatattACAAATGTTCCTCAGCCACTATGGCAAATACCGCATTAATTTCTGAGTACTTCTGGAACCACAAACTGGAACAGGAAGAAAAGCAAGAGGATTTGACTAGTTAAttaatgtatttcttttcttccctaagTGCTTCAATGGCTCAAATCCTCCCTGGTACAAACCACAGGTCTCTGTGGCATTTTGGACAGTCACCTCATGTTTCCAGGACACAGATTATGAGACGTGAAGTGATTCTCTGGACCAGAACAGCGTTATTACCAGAGCTGATGTTTTGGGTTATGGGTTCTCCTGTACCGGTGCCAAGCCTCGGATCCTGAttgaaagaggaaaatattttttggtcTGTTTGTGATTTGTGGGGCTAGGGGTGTACTGGGAGGGAACAGGGTGGAGGGGGCAGGATAAAAGcaaactttttagttttttttttttggctgcgttgtgtcatcgttgctgcatgcgggctttctctagttgcggcgagcgggggctactcttcattgcggtgggtgggcttctcactgtggtggcttctcttattgcggggcatgggctctaggtgcgcgggcttcagtagttgtggcacgcgggcttcagtagttgtggatcgcaggctccagagctcaggctccgtagttgtggtgcacgggcttagttgctccgcagcatgtgggatcttcctggaccagggcttgaacccgtgtcccctgcattggcaggcggattcttaaccactgcgccaccagggaagcccaaaagcaaACCTTTTAGGAATGTACCTTTTTATATAGTGTTGACTTTGGGACCCCGTAAATGATTTGCATGATTAAAAAGCCAAattaaatcaaaaaggaaaaaatccaaCTCTAAGACCATGGCAGTAATATGGATTTTACTGAATGCTTGATGGGGAGATGAAGGCGAGGGTTATAGTACACACAATaccacaaaacaaaactcctGAATTAGACATTCTTTCCGGTTTTACCCCATCTCTTAATCCTCGAGCCTGAACAACCTCCAAAAACCCCCTCTGTTGTCCCAGCTAGCATCTCTCACCTAGCAACACAAAAGCCCTGCACTTAGCACAACAGCAGAAACCAGCTGTTTTTCCGGGAGGCCCCTGGGCCAGATGCCTGAGAGTTTTAGGTCATACCACTATCATCTTCCGTGACACAATTCTGCAGGGATAGCGCCTCCAGGCATTAAGTTTTCTCCAGATCTGGCGTATTTTCTTCTCAACCACTGCAACTCACACTAGTAAACAATTTGAACTTCCTCCCTAAAGTCAGTTGGTGTTAGTTCTTTCGACCAACACTCTCCAGTCTTCCAGCCTCCAAATAGAGGATGACCCCTGCTTTGGCAGCAGTCGGTTTGAACCAGCTGTTATCTGAAACACAGTCCTAGAGGAGAAAGAAACATTATCAAGTCAGTAGAGATCCTGCTTGAGTCCAAATCCAACCCAACCACAATGATCACCTCAAGGGGAGTGTTAGCAACCTCTCAGCACTGGGAAGCGCCTTGGCTTCTCTAAGGCGGGGGTCATCCGAGCACTTCTTTTGCCTTGTGGTAAcatggtactttcttatatttctaGCTTAAGAATGGATAGCATCTTGCAGTAATTCATTTGTCACAAGAATTTTGGCCACAGGTAACCTCTGCCTGCCCACAACTAGAACGCCCGCAGAGTCAAAGGTTGTGGCTTGTTTAAGCTAAACTAATCTGGTTTTGGCTAAGTGTGTCTCAGATCACTCAAAGGGGAGGCCTTGGTCCCAGACTAATGGAAATACTGTCTTAGAGGATCCTGCCAACTTCAAGGTCTTTCTCGGCCTGGAAAGCTGGCTCGTTAATTACACACAGTGCAGGCACAGCAAATTTGCTGAGTTTGATTTTGGACACATTGAGTTTGAAGCACCAGTGGGATATCCAGCAGCTGTCCAGGAAGCAGGTGGAACCTGAACTTTACAAGAGAGATTCAGGCTGAAGACACAGATTTGGGAATCATTGTGTAGAGAGGAGAGGGGGCCATGATGGAGACAGACAGAATACAGGAGAGGGTAAGGTCCAGAGGCCAAGGGTGGAGGAAGTGGTCACTGATGTCAAGTGCTGCAGGACGGTAAGTTAAGAACATAATAGTGTTCACTGGACAGGTAAGGTTTCTGAAGAGGACAAGTTATGCGTGGTGGGTTCAAGTATCTTGAAGAGGAGGTGGGCATCTTCTCCAAGATTTGAAATGAggggaaaaatgcaaaataaaaacccCAGCAACAATAACCACAACAGACTGTGATCTGGGCAGGAGGTTAAACAAACCTTTATATTATTCTCCTTTGTTTAGAGAAATTAGCATTTTGTGGCTAAAGCATAGATGGGGTTGGGGATAGAAATAGACTGTTCTGTAATATAAAATAACAGTGGGAAGTTGGAGTCTGATGGCtagagaaagggaggggaaatctcaaaaggaagaggaagacaaagggaaaatatGTCTCAGAGAAAACATTAAGTTGGGGCCTGACAGATGTGAGAGAGAGGCTGGGGAAAAACCAGTGGAGTTTTAGAAATTGCAGTCCTTGCCCTGCACTATGGTGTAACCCCTACTGGGAGCCCCCTGTTTCAGTAAAGGTGCGCTGCATCCCTCACCTTCGTATGCATCAGTGGTGCTTTGGGGAAGAAAGGATTCAGGCAGTATTCAGGGTGGGGTGACCGAGACAGACACTTTCAGCAGTCCAGGCCAGAGTGGAGATGAAGAATTCAATGTGCTAACTAAAAACTGTCACTAGCCACCATAGACACTGACCTTCAGCatcccctgaaaggagttcagggcagagatcaggaatgaggcactctgtgctctgggaaaaactggcagaacaggccttcagatagttattttcaggagaagattctacgagcccaaattcttgcatcttctcatatctagaaaagcacttaaatcattaatggagacatctgctccttgtgaccagcagcaaccttctgccaaaatgtgtgctgaATTGCACATATGCCCCCCTTACCAAAATTACACATATATTCACCtccccccttacctcttcagagtaGTTCCTCAGAACTATCTGAGAGGCtctctcctgggctatagtcctcatttcaCTCCAAATAAATCTTAACTCACGACTctcatgttttgctttttttttttttttttttccagtcgaCAAATGCAAGCAGGAAATTAAAGCAATGGAGGCCAGGGGAAGGATAAGACCTCCAAGTATCCTTGGCCTTAGTAGAGAACACCAGGCTTCTCAATATACTTGGGATAGGATCttagatattttgaatattatttgaatattaaagaaaagggtAAATTTTTGAGGAGCCTACTAAGGGTGCCCAGGCAGATATCTAACTAGAGCGTTCAAGTAAACAAATTAATAGGGCCTGGGCTAGGAGGGTGAGCTATTTCCGGCATGTGACCTCCTTTTCTCACTGACAATGAGGTAATCTCCTGAGGATGATGAGAAAACGTGATAGAGCTTGAGGAAACAGTTTGGAAATAGCACCTTGGGAATCCCCTATCACAATCTGTTTCCCCTTGAACTACTTGTGAGCAGGCAcgtcttaaacatttttttgtatcCTCATTTGTACAAATACAAATCCTCATTTGCATTTGTAGCAGGCTCAATAAACTAtagaataaatggatgaatggaggaGGACGAACGACCGAGTCTGAGGCTGCGGAGGCGGTGCAATCTTAGAGCCCAGCTCAGAGGCAGTGACCGCCAACCCGCACCTAAAAAAATCAAGGCTGGAGGCCAAGTGAAAGAACAGCGCCCACATTATCCCAGTCCAAAGTCCTGCTCCTttagggggcggggctgggggcaagTTCACCTCTGCCCTTCAATTGACCAATCCCCGCCTCAAGGGGGCGGGGATTTCAATCTGTTTCTCCCCCCCCCCTTAAAGTACTAAATATGTTTGGGCGCCGTTCAAACGGACCAATGAGTGCTCGATGTTTCCTGCGGTTGGGCCTCACCGATTGGTCAGAGTTCGTCGTCCCTCCCTCCTTGTCACGCCTTTGGCCTCACCCTGTAGCACACAAGATGGCGGCGCCCAGCGGAGTAGAGGCCGCGCCTGGGGTTTGCTGAGGCTCGTTCCCTTCCCCGCTCCTCCCTTGGGCGCAAAGCGCCGCGAGCCCAGAGGACGGGGGCCGGGCGGGGACAGAGGCACCTGCGTAGCTGGACCGCGAGCCCGCGCCCAGCCTGCGCCGCCCCCACCCGGCCCCGGCCTGGCCCGATCCCTTCCGTTGCCGGTCTCCTCTCGGTCTGACCCATTGCCCGGCCGTGGTATGCCACCACCAGGCCTCCAAAGCTGAGGTTTCTCCTCCAGCCCGGGATCACCTCCACTTTAGAGATGTTTGGGCTCTTTCCTCCCAAAGAGCCCGCCTTCAAAACCGGGACTCCTGGACCGGCATCTggccccctttccctcccctgagACTCCACTTCCTTCTAACCCACTTCTTCCTTAGATTCTCCCTGTATTGGAGACTGCTCACTTCCCTTCCAAATTAATCCCCgacctcctccttcccccaaataTTGACAGCCCTGACACCCGCCTCAACCGGGAGCTAGAACCCCCATAGCCCTATCATGGAGGCTGTGTACCTGGTAGTGAATGGGGTGGGCCTGTTGCTGGATGTGCTGACCTTGGTGTTGGACCTCAACTTCCTGCTGGTGTCCTCCCTCCTGGCTTCCCTGGCCTGGCTCCTGGCCTTCATCTACAACCTGCCACATACGGTACTGACTAGTCTTCTGCACTTGGGCCGTGGAGTCTTGCTGTCACTGCTGGCCTTCATCGAAGCCGTGGTTCCCTTCACCTTTGGGGGCTTTCAGGCCTTGTGTACCGTACTATACAGCTGCTGTTCTGGCTTGGAGAGCTTAAAGCTCCTGGGGCACCTGGCCTCCCACGGGGCGCTTAGGAGCCGGGAGATCCTGCACCGGGGTGTCCTCAATATGGTCTCCAATGGCCATGCTTTGCTGCGCCAGGTCTGTGACATCTGTGCCATCACCATGAGCCTGGTGGCCTATGTGATCAATAGCCTGGTCAACATCTGCCTCATTGGCACTCAGAACCTCTTCTCCCTGGTGCTGGCCCTGTGGGATGCAGTGATGGGACCGCTGTGGAGGATGACGGATGTAGTGGCTGCTTTCCTAGCCCACATTTCCAGCAGTGCTGTGGCCATGTCCATCCTCCTCTGGACCCCCTGCCAACTGGTACTGGAGCTCTTGGCCTCCGCTGCCCGCCTCCTGGCCAGCTTTGTGCTTGTCAATCTCACTGGCCTGGTGCTGCTGGCTTGCGTGCTGGCAGTGACAGTGACTCTGTTGCACCCGGACCTCACCCTGAGGCTGGCCACCCGGGCGCTCAGTCAGCTCCATGCCCGGCCATCCTACCACCGGCTCAGAGAGGATGTTGTGCGGCTCTCTCGCCTAGCACTGGGCTTGGAGGCCTGGCGCCGAGTCTGGAGCCGTAGCCTGCAGCTGGCGAGCTGGCCTAACCGGGGAGGGGCCCCCGGGGCCCCCCAGGGTGACCCTAGGAGGGTGCCCTCAGCCAGGACCTGGCGACAGGACGCTCTTCCTGAAGCTGGGCCCAGATCAGAGGCAGAAGAAGAGGAGGTCAGGATGGCCAGAGTGACAGCTGCCCGGGGCCGGGAGAGGCTCAATGTGGAGGAGCCTGTAACTGGGCAAGACCCATGGAAATTGCTGAAGGAGCAAGAGGAGCGGAAGAAGTGCGTCATCTGCCAGGACCAGAGCAAGACAGTGCTGCTTCTGCCCTGTCGGCACCTGTGCCTCTGCCAGGCCTGCACTGAGATCCTGATGCGCCACCCCGTCCACCACCGCAACTGCCCGCTGTGCCGCCGGGGCATCCTGCAGACCCTCAACGTCTACCTCTGAAGACTCCCTCCCCGCCTGCCCACCCCTCCACGCTCAACGCAGCCACCTGCACTAGGACAGCATTCACACCTGATCTCTGGGTCCCAGCCTGAAGCCCCTCCTGCCCCTGTGGCCATCCTGCCGAGCCTCGAAGCCATACGTCCAGGACATGGAGATGGGAAACTCTGGAAGACTGTGGCTTGGCTGGGGGTAGGGTA
It encodes:
- the RNF26 gene encoding E3 ubiquitin-protein ligase RNF26; amino-acid sequence: MEAVYLVVNGVGLLLDVLTLVLDLNFLLVSSLLASLAWLLAFIYNLPHTVLTSLLHLGRGVLLSLLAFIEAVVPFTFGGFQALCTVLYSCCSGLESLKLLGHLASHGALRSREILHRGVLNMVSNGHALLRQVCDICAITMSLVAYVINSLVNICLIGTQNLFSLVLALWDAVMGPLWRMTDVVAAFLAHISSSAVAMSILLWTPCQLVLELLASAARLLASFVLVNLTGLVLLACVLAVTVTLLHPDLTLRLATRALSQLHARPSYHRLREDVVRLSRLALGLEAWRRVWSRSLQLASWPNRGGAPGAPQGDPRRVPSARTWRQDALPEAGPRSEAEEEEVRMARVTAARGRERLNVEEPVTGQDPWKLLKEQEERKKCVICQDQSKTVLLLPCRHLCLCQACTEILMRHPVHHRNCPLCRRGILQTLNVYL